The proteins below are encoded in one region of Shewanella algae:
- a CDS encoding DUF3083 family protein, which translates to MSQQKVYIPLATRTSQYIMAEILMTDALLSHYASYENCYREISKLVFQLAEKEDLHNIHVIANDKLPVVRFHTEAYCFQTAEQILFFYNPAYHEAQNLFFQPDYKARKLRLLFLATGKEIRANAANFHSRVNAVLNGVLDNLPEQELRVKVRDHQHMAYDLFARAKGEKKTYGYKLRDIYQRYKSRKCKLPEDHSSLAYVTVSLPLSRRLKQSVLEEEHTEDFSPLYQFLEDKFRSAAAGKQLHRIAMVANGLMPLVRNSKFEKVESTAEAQMIGFDPAATDTQFVSHWDGRNLVESVHFLLVAGKEDYTEPGYGRYMNQVEAALKDFAEAIGLDPERRELVLRFHQHISYKR; encoded by the coding sequence ATGTCCCAGCAAAAAGTCTATATTCCTCTGGCCACCCGTACCAGCCAGTACATCATGGCTGAAATACTGATGACAGATGCGCTGCTCAGCCACTATGCCAGTTACGAAAACTGCTACCGCGAGATCAGCAAGTTGGTATTCCAATTGGCAGAAAAGGAAGATCTGCACAACATTCATGTGATCGCCAATGACAAACTGCCTGTGGTGCGTTTTCACACCGAGGCCTACTGCTTCCAAACCGCCGAACAGATCCTGTTCTTTTACAACCCGGCCTACCATGAAGCCCAGAACCTTTTCTTCCAGCCGGACTACAAGGCCCGCAAGTTAAGACTGCTGTTTTTGGCCACAGGTAAGGAAATTCGCGCCAACGCCGCCAATTTCCACAGCCGGGTCAATGCCGTATTGAATGGGGTGTTGGACAACCTGCCGGAGCAGGAATTAAGGGTCAAAGTCCGCGATCACCAGCACATGGCCTACGATCTCTTCGCCCGTGCCAAGGGGGAGAAAAAGACCTATGGCTACAAGCTCAGGGATATTTATCAGCGCTACAAGTCGCGCAAGTGCAAACTGCCGGAAGATCACAGCTCATTGGCCTATGTCACCGTCAGCCTGCCGCTGAGCCGCCGCCTGAAGCAGAGCGTGCTGGAAGAAGAGCATACCGAAGACTTCAGCCCGCTGTACCAGTTTCTTGAGGACAAGTTCCGCAGCGCAGCGGCCGGCAAGCAATTGCACCGCATCGCCATGGTGGCCAACGGCCTGATGCCTTTGGTTCGCAACAGTAAGTTCGAGAAGGTGGAAAGTACTGCCGAAGCCCAGATGATAGGCTTTGATCCTGCGGCAACCGACACTCAGTTTGTCAGCCATTGGGATGGGCGCAACCTGGTAGAATCGGTGCACTTTTTGCTGGTTGCCGGTAAAGAGGACTACACAGAGCCAGGTTATGGCCGCTATATGAACCAGGTGGAAGCGGCTTTGAAAGACTTTGCCGAAGCCATAGGCTTGGATCCGGAGCGCCGTGAACTGGTGTTGAGATTCCATCAGCACATCAGTTACAAGCGTTAA
- a CDS encoding GNAT family N-acetyltransferase — MITESPRLILRQFRDGDQQALFAMNSTPEVLRYIPGEPLKDIEEAAQVLEKVIFADYRKYGYGRWAVEHKADGKVIGFCGPKFLPEFGKVELGYRYLPEYWGQGLGYEAASHALPKIKAICAVNELIALIMDGNLGSEAIALKLGMLPLEESELMGHKVRVFSCSL, encoded by the coding sequence TTGATTACCGAAAGCCCCAGATTAATTTTGAGACAGTTCCGTGATGGTGATCAGCAGGCTTTATTTGCCATGAACAGTACTCCCGAAGTGCTGAGGTATATCCCCGGCGAGCCATTGAAGGATATTGAAGAGGCCGCTCAGGTGCTTGAAAAGGTCATTTTTGCTGACTACCGCAAGTATGGCTATGGTCGCTGGGCAGTTGAGCATAAGGCCGATGGCAAGGTGATAGGTTTTTGCGGCCCCAAGTTCCTGCCGGAGTTCGGCAAGGTTGAGTTGGGATACAGGTATCTGCCTGAATACTGGGGCCAGGGACTGGGTTATGAAGCCGCCAGCCATGCATTGCCAAAAATAAAAGCGATTTGCGCCGTGAATGAGTTGATAGCCCTGATCATGGATGGCAACCTGGGCTCGGAAGCGATAGCCCTCAAGTTGGGTATGCTGCCGCTGGAAGAAAGTGAACTGATGGGGCACAAGGTGAGGGTATTCAGCTGCAGCCTTTAG
- a CDS encoding arylesterase — protein MALFFKIASLCLRPLALIPVIFLFSALPVKAADVLILGDSLGASYGMAEKQGWVEGLRQALPEHNIVNASVSGETTAGGLRRLPQLLESVKPSLLLVELGGNDGLRGFPPTELKNNLTKIIALAHQSGAKVLLSEVMVPPNYGPRYANAFSAVYSDLAKQPNVTLMPFFMTEIAPFPELMQADGLHPNEKAQPKITAFVLPWVESAIEAIKAPATDASAPATGG, from the coding sequence ATGGCACTGTTCTTCAAAATTGCTTCCTTATGCTTGCGTCCGCTGGCATTGATACCAGTCATATTCTTGTTCTCTGCGCTGCCCGTCAAGGCCGCTGATGTACTGATCCTGGGGGACAGCCTGGGAGCCAGTTACGGCATGGCCGAGAAACAGGGTTGGGTCGAAGGGCTGAGACAAGCCTTACCCGAGCATAACATTGTTAATGCCTCTGTCAGCGGCGAAACCACGGCCGGTGGCCTCAGAAGATTGCCTCAGTTGCTGGAGTCGGTAAAACCCTCGCTGCTGTTGGTGGAGCTTGGCGGCAATGATGGTCTGAGAGGCTTTCCGCCAACAGAGCTGAAAAACAATCTTACAAAAATCATTGCGCTGGCTCATCAATCCGGCGCCAAGGTGCTACTTTCCGAAGTCATGGTGCCGCCAAACTACGGCCCCAGATATGCCAACGCCTTCAGCGCCGTTTACAGTGACCTGGCCAAACAGCCCAACGTCACCCTGATGCCCTTCTTTATGACAGAGATAGCGCCCTTCCCCGAGTTGATGCAGGCCGATGGGCTGCACCCGAACGAAAAGGCCCAGCCCAAGATCACCGCCTTTGTGCTGCCCTGGGTTGAATCGGCAATCGAAGCCATCAAAGCCCCTGCCACAGACGCATCTGCGCCGGCAACAGGCGGATAA
- a CDS encoding ABC transporter ATP-binding protein has translation MTGINASGRKHKEAILKNSAIKVSHLVKTVTTQEGDLTILSGINLDVKPGQSVAILGPSGSGKSTLLGLLAALDTPSSGEIWLDGSALAGLNEEQKAALRKRKVSFIFQSFMLVDTLNALENVMLPAELAGIKDARERAKAMLERVGLGHRLNHYPKQLSGGEQQRVAIARAFISEPKVLFADEPTGNLDKHNADRVADMLFELNRESSTTLILVTHDMQLASRCERQLEMHEGRLYEQGQQTLPEEASLHEAKTESQVPAASVTAEEGR, from the coding sequence ATGACTGGTATCAATGCCAGCGGACGCAAGCATAAGGAAGCAATTTTGAAGAACAGTGCCATTAAGGTTTCCCATCTCGTAAAAACTGTCACTACCCAGGAAGGTGACCTGACTATCCTGAGTGGCATCAATTTGGATGTCAAGCCGGGCCAGAGTGTGGCCATTCTTGGGCCATCAGGCTCAGGTAAATCAACTCTGCTGGGCCTGCTGGCGGCATTGGATACCCCCTCGTCCGGTGAGATTTGGCTCGATGGCAGTGCCCTGGCCGGGCTGAATGAAGAGCAGAAGGCTGCGCTGCGTAAGCGGAAAGTCAGCTTTATTTTTCAGTCTTTTATGTTGGTTGATACCCTCAACGCCCTGGAAAATGTCATGCTGCCGGCTGAACTTGCGGGTATCAAGGATGCCAGAGAGCGAGCCAAAGCCATGCTGGAGCGAGTTGGCCTCGGGCACAGGCTCAATCATTACCCGAAACAGCTTTCCGGCGGTGAGCAGCAGCGGGTTGCTATCGCCAGAGCCTTTATCAGCGAACCCAAGGTGCTGTTTGCCGATGAACCCACGGGCAACCTGGACAAACACAACGCCGACAGGGTTGCCGACATGCTGTTTGAGCTCAATCGCGAGAGTTCGACCACCTTGATTTTGGTGACCCATGATATGCAACTGGCTAGTCGTTGTGAGCGCCAGTTGGAGATGCACGAAGGGCGATTGTATGAACAGGGGCAGCAAACCCTGCCGGAAGAGGCCAGTTTGCATGAGGCCAAGACAGAGAGCCAGGTGCCGGCGGCATCGGTAACAGCAGAGGAGGGGCGCTGA
- a CDS encoding ABC transporter permease, whose translation MEWTLAWRLFRRELKQGQLVLIVLALTLAVLSVTGLARVSERLQLAINGQAAKFIAADRIINSPVPIDAGILQQANALGLKQSQSLQFNSMVYSGDAFQLVTVRAVDNAYPLKGKIVLRQGETSALPQPGELWFEMRLGGLLGYPKSVELGNAQMALAKEIDRLPDAGFNPFASSPLVLMRLDDVAATGVIQPGSRVTYLYQFVGDNQALSRFEEYAKPLLTSSQRWVDVQSGDSPIAGAVQRAERFLLLASLLGIALACAAIGIAAQRYCQRHYDVVAMLKTFGASARQIRLLFGLHLLLVTFLGVILGIFGGLVLDSLISRALPAEIAAYSPPMLRPLLLGLATGFISAFMFSAYPLMRLLAIPPLRVLQRQLEGIRLGMWLHLLLSLAAMGLLGWLYSRSLPLTLTVVASVVLLGVLLSLMGFLLIRLGQSVGMRTTNPLSLALAGLRRRARQNAVQLVGFSSALVLLLTIMALRQDLLSEWQKQLPEDAPNYFLVNIAPDEVEPLADFMAQRQIAATDIYPVIRGRLSAINGEEVITAEEQEQGQRGRLGISRELNLTWRNTLPPNNEILEGHFNRQTDDVSVESGVAERLGITVGDSLSFVIDNQTLTVKVASIRSVQWETLQPNFFMIFSQEALAPFAYTSMASFHLDDGQKAVVLELIRNFPTVSIIDVGAMVTQLKEIVAQVSLALTLVLVLVVLASALVMIAQTEAGMASRQRELAVLRTFGAPGSLLKLATALEFALLGAVAGILAVTVAEFALWLLKTQVFELRVSPHWQWWLLAPLSGALLVALLGLWRCRSLLQKSCGELLRLE comes from the coding sequence ATGGAATGGACGCTGGCATGGCGCCTGTTTCGCCGCGAGCTCAAGCAAGGGCAGTTGGTATTGATTGTGCTGGCCTTGACCCTGGCGGTGTTGTCTGTCACCGGTCTGGCCCGGGTCAGTGAGAGATTGCAGCTCGCCATCAATGGCCAGGCGGCCAAGTTTATTGCTGCCGACCGAATCATTAATTCACCCGTTCCCATAGATGCAGGCATACTGCAGCAGGCCAACGCGTTAGGGCTTAAGCAATCGCAGAGTTTGCAGTTCAACTCTATGGTTTACAGCGGCGATGCCTTTCAGTTGGTCACTGTCAGGGCCGTTGATAATGCCTATCCGCTCAAGGGCAAAATTGTCTTGCGTCAAGGAGAAACCAGTGCCTTGCCGCAGCCAGGTGAACTGTGGTTTGAAATGCGTCTTGGGGGCTTGCTGGGGTATCCCAAGAGTGTTGAGCTGGGTAACGCCCAGATGGCGCTGGCCAAGGAGATAGACAGGCTGCCCGATGCCGGTTTCAATCCATTTGCTTCTTCCCCCCTGGTGTTGATGCGCCTTGATGATGTTGCGGCAACCGGGGTCATTCAACCCGGCAGCCGGGTGACATATCTTTATCAGTTTGTCGGGGATAACCAGGCGCTGAGCCGTTTTGAAGAATACGCCAAGCCACTGCTGACCAGTAGCCAACGTTGGGTTGATGTACAATCCGGCGATTCGCCGATTGCCGGGGCGGTGCAGCGGGCGGAGCGATTCTTGCTGCTGGCAAGCTTGCTGGGGATAGCCCTTGCCTGCGCCGCCATCGGCATTGCCGCCCAGCGTTATTGCCAGCGTCACTATGATGTGGTTGCCATGCTGAAAACCTTTGGCGCCAGTGCAAGACAAATCCGTTTATTGTTCGGTCTGCACCTGCTGCTGGTGACCTTTCTTGGAGTGATCTTGGGGATCTTCGGTGGCTTGGTGCTGGATTCTCTCATCAGCCGAGCCTTGCCTGCGGAAATTGCCGCCTATTCTCCGCCTATGCTTAGACCGCTTCTCTTGGGGTTGGCTACAGGGTTTATCAGCGCCTTTATGTTCAGTGCCTATCCGCTGATGCGGCTGCTGGCTATTCCGCCGCTCAGGGTGTTGCAACGCCAGCTCGAAGGAATACGTCTGGGCATGTGGTTGCATCTGCTGCTGAGTTTGGCGGCCATGGGATTACTCGGCTGGCTCTACTCGCGCTCTTTGCCTTTGACCCTGACCGTGGTGGCCAGCGTGGTGTTGCTTGGTGTGCTGCTCAGCCTGATGGGTTTTTTGTTAATCCGCCTGGGGCAGAGTGTTGGCATGCGCACGACCAACCCCTTGTCGCTGGCACTGGCGGGCCTTCGGCGCCGCGCCAGACAAAACGCTGTACAACTGGTGGGCTTTTCCAGCGCCCTGGTGTTATTGCTGACCATAATGGCGTTGCGTCAGGACTTGCTCAGCGAATGGCAGAAGCAGTTGCCTGAGGATGCGCCGAACTATTTCCTGGTTAACATAGCTCCGGACGAAGTAGAGCCGCTGGCGGACTTTATGGCTCAGCGCCAGATTGCTGCCACAGATATCTATCCTGTCATCCGCGGTCGGCTCAGCGCTATCAATGGTGAGGAGGTGATCACTGCCGAAGAGCAGGAACAGGGGCAGAGAGGGCGCCTTGGGATTTCAAGGGAACTGAATCTCACCTGGCGAAATACCTTGCCGCCCAACAATGAGATCCTTGAGGGGCATTTTAATCGGCAAACCGATGACGTGTCGGTGGAGTCCGGGGTGGCCGAGCGCTTGGGAATTACTGTCGGAGACAGCCTGAGTTTTGTTATCGATAACCAAACGCTGACCGTCAAAGTGGCCAGCATTCGTTCTGTGCAGTGGGAAACTCTGCAACCCAACTTCTTTATGATTTTCAGTCAGGAAGCCTTGGCCCCCTTTGCTTATACCTCCATGGCCAGTTTTCATCTGGATGATGGTCAAAAGGCCGTTGTACTTGAGCTTATCCGTAATTTCCCCACTGTCTCCATCATAGATGTGGGGGCCATGGTGACTCAGCTAAAAGAGATAGTAGCCCAGGTATCTTTGGCGCTGACGCTGGTGTTGGTGCTGGTGGTATTGGCCAGTGCCCTGGTGATGATAGCGCAGACCGAAGCCGGCATGGCCAGTCGCCAACGAGAACTGGCGGTTCTACGCACCTTTGGTGCGCCGGGAAGCTTGCTTAAGCTTGCCACGGCGTTGGAGTTTGCACTACTAGGTGCCGTGGCGGGCATTCTGGCGGTCACAGTGGCGGAGTTTGCGCTCTGGCTTTTGAAAACTCAGGTGTTTGAACTCAGAGTCAGCCCTCACTGGCAATGGTGGCTGTTGGCTCCCCTCAGTGGCGCCTTGTTGGTGGCACTGCTTGGCCTGTGGCGATGTCGCAGTCTGCTGCAAAAGTCCTGTGGTGAGCTGTTAAGGCTTGAGTAA
- a CDS encoding EAL domain-containing protein, translated as MKSSKNLLKNLDITNKPTWSLSLDSSDHVVIADQSDKIRILNSDLVKGEGFDSKFTGPKSVLSDNNRFLIGNSEGLFQLSKDTMSIRKVMATPVSVVKRIKNQFLIGTVDGQIISLDTENLTKIESFTVDTQFPVFDMISYNNELYIATQGGLYKKDSSGINNIYSHDMVFCLSANKNSVYFGTPKNILRYDGENTSLFYSNNKSIFSIVATDELIAASSIKEVVVFKDNQEFVINSSYGAQLEYNSQSGVIINNKLLFGGNSGVSILDISELSEYINSQERIIPTIDSLLIFNIEESVGDGVLDKSIQHTEKVVLKHSDYPFTLKFSAPSSDIDNIEFMYSMEGLSDDWISSKGTNSATYTNLSPGTYNFHVYAINPLTQQQGITRTLQIEITPPWWLSTLAKTLYVLAILLILTAITKAVLRKREIQRQIALSEERLKLSLWGSGDEMWDWDIETGQIYRSNIWGSLEFPRDGQRSGHHGEESNIHPQDRERVREALNKHFYGETDHFEATYRVKSKSGEWLWILDRAKIVERDEHDNALRMTGTIKNINSFKTAEEQLRLFERAIENISEGMFILDADFHYVEVNEACCELTQHSRNQLLGTTLQFSRYPDNYNQQIKQLLQQYGRWSNDIEAIKGDGSEFLMELTIDAIYDEQGILTHYVGVFSDISRRKQQEEELRKLTNNDLLTGLPNRSNLQVTLGNLVKKDHHHTLMVLDLDNFKKINDSLGHQIGDELLILVAERLQQSIPGHTNLYRLGGDEFAILVDKNPDIGSSAVIASRVIDAFGQAFELVGEQLVVGVSIGIVLYPEDEQNEQALLRKADIAMYHAKSAGGNRYQFYSESLNRNAIRQLEVENLIREGLKDDLFEVYYQPKINLRSGLVSGMEALVRLNHPQHGLIPPNDFIPLAEENGLIVEIGDLVMRKACFAAQQWREQGLFDGRVAVNLSSRQFALPDLQQRIASILRLTRLPPANLELEITEGTVIKHPEKAIKVMQQLAKMGVCLALDDFGTGYSSLSYLKRFPIHCLKIDKAFVDDIDKSDRDLKMVDSIITIAHNMGLSVVGEGVEDSSQLSILKALNCEEIQGFIYSKAVPEAEFSEYLKQNLPTFTGKKNTI; from the coding sequence TTGAAGAGTAGTAAAAACCTGTTAAAAAATCTTGACATAACCAACAAGCCGACTTGGTCATTAAGCTTAGACAGTAGCGATCATGTTGTTATTGCAGACCAAAGTGATAAAATACGAATACTAAACAGTGACCTTGTTAAAGGTGAAGGTTTTGATAGTAAATTTACTGGTCCAAAGTCAGTACTGAGTGACAATAATAGATTCTTGATTGGAAATAGTGAAGGGTTATTTCAACTGTCTAAAGACACTATGTCTATTAGAAAGGTTATGGCTACTCCTGTATCCGTTGTGAAAAGAATAAAAAATCAATTTTTAATTGGCACTGTTGATGGTCAGATAATATCTTTAGATACAGAAAATCTAACCAAGATAGAAAGTTTTACGGTAGACACTCAATTCCCAGTTTTTGATATGATCAGCTATAACAATGAGTTATACATTGCAACACAAGGTGGCCTGTATAAAAAAGATAGTAGTGGTATCAATAACATTTATTCTCATGATATGGTTTTCTGCTTGTCAGCAAATAAGAATAGCGTTTATTTTGGCACGCCTAAAAACATACTTAGATATGATGGGGAAAACACTTCATTATTTTATTCTAACAATAAATCCATTTTCTCAATTGTCGCAACAGATGAATTAATTGCCGCATCATCAATAAAAGAAGTTGTAGTGTTTAAAGACAACCAAGAGTTTGTAATCAATTCGAGTTATGGCGCTCAGTTGGAATACAACTCTCAAAGTGGCGTTATAATTAACAACAAATTACTATTCGGGGGTAACTCAGGCGTAAGTATACTAGATATAAGCGAGCTATCTGAGTATATAAACTCTCAAGAAAGAATCATTCCAACCATTGACTCCCTACTCATATTCAACATAGAGGAGAGTGTTGGTGACGGTGTACTGGATAAGTCTATTCAACATACAGAAAAAGTCGTATTAAAGCATTCAGACTACCCTTTTACTCTAAAATTCAGTGCGCCTAGCAGCGATATAGATAATATCGAATTCATGTATAGCATGGAGGGACTTTCTGATGACTGGATTTCATCGAAAGGAACGAACTCAGCAACCTACACCAACTTATCTCCTGGTACCTATAACTTTCATGTTTATGCGATTAATCCTTTGACTCAGCAACAAGGCATCACCAGAACACTGCAAATTGAAATAACCCCTCCTTGGTGGCTTTCCACGCTTGCCAAAACTCTCTATGTATTGGCGATACTGCTGATACTGACGGCTATCACCAAAGCCGTGCTGCGCAAGAGAGAGATCCAGCGTCAAATAGCCTTGAGTGAGGAGCGTCTAAAGCTCTCCCTCTGGGGTAGCGGTGATGAGATGTGGGACTGGGATATAGAAACTGGGCAGATATACCGCTCCAATATCTGGGGTTCTCTCGAATTTCCCCGCGACGGCCAGCGCTCCGGCCACCATGGTGAAGAGAGCAATATACACCCTCAAGATAGAGAGCGGGTAAGAGAAGCACTCAATAAACATTTTTACGGTGAAACAGATCATTTCGAAGCAACCTACAGAGTCAAAAGCAAGAGTGGTGAGTGGCTGTGGATCCTCGACAGGGCCAAAATTGTTGAGCGGGATGAGCATGACAATGCCCTTCGTATGACGGGAACCATCAAAAACATCAACAGTTTCAAGACAGCAGAAGAGCAGCTGCGCCTGTTCGAGCGGGCGATAGAGAATATCTCGGAAGGCATGTTTATTCTGGATGCCGATTTCCATTATGTTGAGGTTAACGAAGCCTGCTGTGAACTAACCCAACACAGCCGCAACCAGTTGCTCGGCACAACGCTGCAGTTCAGCCGTTATCCTGACAATTACAATCAACAAATAAAACAGTTATTGCAGCAGTACGGTCGCTGGAGCAACGATATAGAAGCCATTAAGGGCGACGGTTCAGAGTTCTTGATGGAACTCACCATAGATGCGATTTACGATGAGCAAGGGATCCTGACCCATTATGTTGGGGTGTTTTCCGATATCTCCCGTCGTAAACAGCAGGAAGAAGAGCTGCGCAAACTCACCAATAATGATCTCCTGACCGGTCTTCCCAACCGCTCCAACCTGCAAGTCACCCTAGGCAACCTGGTGAAAAAAGATCATCACCACACTCTGATGGTCCTTGACCTGGATAATTTCAAAAAGATCAATGACTCTCTTGGTCACCAAATAGGTGACGAGCTTTTGATCCTGGTCGCAGAAAGGCTGCAGCAATCTATACCCGGACACACCAACCTTTATCGCCTCGGTGGTGATGAGTTTGCCATTTTGGTAGACAAGAATCCCGATATAGGTTCCAGTGCAGTGATAGCCAGCCGCGTCATAGACGCATTCGGTCAAGCCTTTGAACTGGTAGGCGAACAGCTGGTTGTCGGCGTCAGCATAGGCATAGTGCTTTATCCAGAAGACGAGCAAAATGAGCAAGCGCTGCTGAGAAAGGCCGATATTGCCATGTACCATGCCAAGTCTGCCGGTGGTAACCGCTATCAGTTCTACTCAGAATCATTGAACCGCAATGCAATCCGGCAGTTGGAGGTAGAAAATCTCATCCGAGAGGGCCTAAAAGACGATCTGTTTGAAGTCTATTACCAGCCAAAAATCAACCTGCGCAGCGGTTTGGTGTCGGGTATGGAAGCCTTGGTTCGCTTGAATCATCCTCAACACGGATTGATCCCACCCAATGACTTTATTCCGCTGGCAGAGGAAAACGGCCTGATTGTTGAAATAGGTGACCTTGTTATGCGAAAAGCCTGCTTTGCTGCCCAACAGTGGCGTGAGCAGGGATTGTTTGATGGCCGTGTGGCTGTCAATTTGTCGTCGCGACAATTCGCGCTTCCCGATCTACAGCAAAGAATCGCGTCAATTTTACGTCTGACCCGCCTGCCACCGGCTAATCTGGAACTGGAAATCACCGAAGGGACTGTTATCAAGCATCCGGAAAAAGCCATTAAAGTCATGCAACAACTGGCTAAAATGGGAGTCTGTCTGGCACTCGATGACTTTGGTACCGGCTATTCATCTCTGTCCTATCTGAAACGATTCCCCATTCACTGCTTGAAAATAGATAAAGCCTTTGTCGACGATATCGATAAGTCTGACAGAGACCTAAAGATGGTCGATTCCATCATCACCATAGCCCACAATATGGGGCTTTCCGTTGTGGGAGAAGGCGTGGAAGACTCATCACAACTCAGTATTTTAAAAGCGTTAAACTGTGAAGAAATACAAGGGTTTATTTACAGCAAAGCCGTACCGGAAGCTGAGTTTTCCGAGTATCTGAAACAAAATCTGCCCACATTTACAGGAAAGAAAAATACAATTTAA
- a CDS encoding ligand-binding sensor domain-containing protein has translation MPKSLHGLTLSFSLVLAVLFTLVSSLPASAIPIQLKADVYSVPEGLSQSTVTSIAEDPDGYIWVGTVNGLNRFDGRSFKQFFSNDGSGLKSSFIRSLIYSRKYQALIVGTDSGLSKYDPETERFIGVNFSESVLSIDESDDKLFITTPQNTYVFNEIEKSPIHKSSTSVKNIKSGILIKNSEYILTYSGELLHNNKTISLNIENIEKISDSLYAAKKDEIIEFIDGNRVNSIPGTYDSLGGDSEHLYYTYGNSIFKLNKDNSSSYIGRVSSKKYSLKSPYIKKLKMESYFQI, from the coding sequence ATGCCTAAATCACTGCACGGTCTCACACTCTCCTTTTCGCTGGTGCTTGCTGTTTTATTCACTTTGGTATCATCACTTCCTGCCTCAGCCATCCCAATCCAACTTAAAGCCGATGTTTACAGCGTTCCCGAAGGGCTATCACAAAGCACTGTTACATCAATTGCTGAAGATCCGGATGGCTACATCTGGGTTGGTACAGTAAATGGGTTAAACAGGTTTGATGGAAGGTCCTTCAAACAGTTTTTTTCCAACGATGGTTCTGGATTGAAAAGCTCATTCATCCGCTCTTTAATCTATTCAAGAAAGTACCAAGCACTCATTGTTGGAACAGATTCTGGACTATCAAAATACGATCCGGAAACGGAAAGATTTATTGGTGTGAACTTTTCAGAATCGGTACTAAGCATAGATGAAAGTGATGACAAACTCTTTATCACAACCCCACAAAATACCTATGTTTTCAATGAAATAGAAAAAAGCCCTATCCACAAGAGCTCAACATCTGTAAAAAATATTAAATCCGGTATCTTAATAAAAAATAGTGAATATATTCTCACTTACTCGGGTGAGTTATTACACAACAATAAAACTATCAGCCTAAACATTGAAAATATTGAGAAAATTTCTGATTCCCTGTATGCAGCAAAAAAAGATGAAATCATTGAGTTTATTGATGGGAATAGAGTAAATTCCATTCCTGGTACATACGACTCTTTAGGTGGTGACAGTGAGCACCTTTACTATACCTACGGCAACAGTATTTTTAAGCTGAACAAAGATAATTCAAGCTCTTATATCGGAAGAGTATCATCAAAAAAGTACTCTCTTAAAAGTCCATATATAAAAAAGTTAAAAATGGAATCTTACTTTCAAATATAA